A genomic segment from Nicotiana tabacum cultivar K326 chromosome 7, ASM71507v2, whole genome shotgun sequence encodes:
- the LOC142162155 gene encoding uncharacterized protein LOC142162155, with protein sequence MVQLIQSTGLFVVLPHEDPQSHIQNFLEITDTYNYPNVSKDYIRLTLFPFSLIGEAKEWLNKEPANSIRTWDDLARKFIIKFFPTKKTKVLRSQILGFEQRAGETLRQAWERYKKMLRDCPHHCQTYEVLGHTFVDGLDDASKMNLDSACGGSCTARPYSEIQSLLNNFTANDNNWQGEGDSRKDIKQKSAGLLELDEVSAMRADIAKLANQMTRMTMQQPQSMQHIKTDNQQLRTDFRNLERQLGQLATNQNTRPAGALPSDTEKNPQVNVVTLRNGREHEEVPKKRKDKHVPEGELIPKVTNEPKKTAEIPEPVEAPRPPPPFPQRLQKKNDDRMFSKFLSMLSQVQLNIPLVDVLREIPKYAKYIKDIVTHKRRLTEFETVALTEDFTIPVCIGNVDMGRALCDLGASINLMPLSLFKQLGLGAPRPTTVMLQLADRSIAHPEGVIEDVLLQIGKFIFPADFIILDYEADELVPIILGRPLLATGDAIIKVREGKMILRVEDEEAIFNVYKAIQLPRHYEELSMISIVEADEQIYDPSAFLDDSLEKALMLFDSLGNDEEVEEMMHILDTSCAYMQGIHPFEPLNRPEGPPPKPSIEKAPKLELKPLPSHLQYAYLGDSDTLTVIVSSDLSKLQEEKLLRVLWEHKRALGWTMSDIKGISPAFCMHKILIEDGHKPSVEQQLRLNPIMKEVVRKKVIK encoded by the exons ATGGTGCAGCTGATCCAATCCACAGGGCTGTTTGTGGTTTTacctcatgaagacccgcagagtcacattcagaatttcttggaaattaCAGATACCTACAActatccgaacgtttccaaggatTATATCAGGCTGACACTTTTCCCCTTTTCACTGATTGGGGAAGCTAAGGAGTGGTTGAATAAAGAGCCAGCAAATTCAATCcgcacttgggatgatctggcgagGAAATTCataatcaagtttttccctacCAAGAAAACAAAGGTGTTGAGGAGTCAAATTCTTGGGTTCGAACAACGAGCTGgagagacacttcgtcaagcatGGGAAAGGTACAAGAAGATGCTCAGAGACTGTCCTCATCATTGTCAGACATacgaggtattgggtcacacttttgtagaTGGGTTAGATGATGCTTCAAAGATGAATCTagactcagcttgtgggggtagttgcacgGCCAGACCATATAGTGAAATCCAAAGCTTGCTgaataatttcactgctaatgataatAACTGGCAAGGTGAGGGTGATTCACGGAAGGACATTAAGCAAAAATCAGCTGGGTTACTTGAACTTGACGAGGTTTcagccatgagagccgatattgCAAAGCTGGCCAATCAGATGACTAGAATGACAATGCAGCAACCACAATCGATGCAACAT ATCAAGACTGATAATCAGCAGCTCAGGACTgacttcagaaatcttgagaggcagcTGGGGCAATTAGCTACtaatcaaaatactagacctgcAGGCGCTCTCCCCAGTGACACAGAGAAGAATCCACAAGTGAATGtcgttacacttagaaacgggagaGAGCATGAGGAAGTGCCAAAGAAAAGGAAAGATAAGCATGTACCTGAGGGAGAGTTGATCCCTAAAGTGACAAACGAGCCAAAGAAGACTGCTGAAATTCCAGAGCCAGTAGAGGccccaaggccaccaccacctttccctcAGAGATTGCAAAAgaagaatgatgatcgcatgttcagCAAATTCCTCTCCATGTTGAGCcaggttcaattgaatattccactgGTTGATGTGCTTCGCGAAAttccaaaatatgctaagtacataaaagacatagtgaCTCATAAGAGGAGATTGACTGAGTTTgagacagttgcacttactgagga ctttaCGATTCCTGTGTGTATTGGTAATGTTGATATGGGTCGTGCTCTTTGCgatttgggggcaagcataaatctgatgcccctGTCtttattcaaacaattgggtctgggagctccaaGGCCAACTACTGTGATGTTGCAGCTGGCAGACAGGTCAATAGCACACCCTGAgggggtgattgaagatgtgttgctgCAGATTGGGAAATTTATCTTCCCTGCTGACTTCATTATCCTCGATTATGAGGCTGATGAACTGGTCCCAATCATATTAGggcgacctctcttggctactggtgacGCAATTATCAAGGTGAGAGAGGGAAAGATGATCTTGAGGGTAGAAGATGAGGAAGCGAttttcaatgtctacaaagcaatccaacttccccgtCATTATGAGGAGCTCTCCATGATATCGATTGTAGAGGCTGATGAGCAAATTTATGATCCAAGTGCTTTTCTAGACGATTCTCTAGAGAAAGCACTTATGCTATTTGATAGCCTGGGCAATGATGAGGAGGTCGAGGAGATGATGCACATCCTTGACACATCTTGTGCATACATGCAGGGGATACACCCCTTTGAACCCTTGAACAGGCCAGAGGGACCTCCTCCAAAGCCATCAATTGAGAAAGCcccaaaattggagcttaaacctCTCCCATCTCACCtgcaatatgcttatttgggtgacTCTGACACCCTAActgttattgtttcttctgacttgtctaaattgcaggaagaaaagctgCTGAGAGTGTTATGGGAGCACAAACGCGCACTGGGGTGGACGATGTCTGACATTAAGGGCATTAGTccagccttttgcatgcacaaaatcctcatagAGGATGGACATAAGCCCAGTGTTGAGCAACAACTCCGCCTCAATCctatcatgaaagaggtggtaagaaaaaaAGTGATTAAGTAG